The following proteins are encoded in a genomic region of Cryptococcus neoformans var. neoformans JEC21 chromosome 2 sequence:
- a CDS encoding calcium channel, putative: MPAREVYFKRPATRCQLEEIRTRHDGQQRIMQLDCEKGCSKGTQPRQRLNRRYKSPDLINISVMVVLLCILSMLSSAVAQTATGSSSSKATATSILPRQAFPATVSLPPLNSSHPLLQLALPSTSSLYLTFSVCSLTSNTTILPTVLISTSSPASFNLGSKPIRDASAGGVPTSSGGKGYNYKSGKNGATWELAWSSGFGNWTLNGTSETQVHLLLGLGLGSDGSTLNTTGVGNGNVVVQMGASTSGPLHALSAVYPRLGDTTSTSALIFSPLLYSSPQPEPSYPNYTLPGAQLAFPDFSYSEPLNSSLSSNLTLIVVPTNSSPTSTGLDNSICAINAASANSSVSGANNTILQSFQPEWMTVGDEQGFRSYWVLGDLTEQGNYTAWLSDDNGVLSQPAWFATKPADFPCQLVLPNDVCPNLGYSAPLDANSTTVTSPSGETISSTSPIQTLPDELLELIIQNLEAFSTTLLSHACGRDLFSHVSSCLDCYSAYRDWLCRIVVPQCGDANGTTSATAIETATSTSTSSGTFPTPSTVLRTPSSPRNPSLPIPAYSYYELLPCMSTCNRADRSCPVTMGIRCPKRKVNAAKSYAFVGDDHSYGDGSAEQGVTAQDRWGNRWCNG; the protein is encoded by the exons ATGCCAGCGAGAGAGGTGTATTTCAAAAGGCCAGCTACCAGATGCCAACTGGAAGAAATCCGCACAAGACATGATGGTCAGCAGCGAATTATGCAACTGGACTGCGAAAAGGGCTGCAGCAAGGGAACACAGCCGCGCCAGCGCTTAAACCGAAGATACAAGTCTCCAGACTTGATCAATATCTCAGTTATGGTCGTACTGCTTTGTATACTGTCCATGCTATCATCGGCGGTTGCGCAAACAGCAACCggctcgtcatcttcaaaagcCACTGCAACCTCTATTTTACCACGCCAGGCTTTTCCCGCAACCGTCTCTCTGCCACCACTTAACAgttctcatcctcttctccagctgGCACTCCCATCGACATCGTCCCTCTACCTGACGTTTTCAGTATGTTCACTAACATCCAATACGACGATTCTCCCAACTGTTTTGATCTCTACTTCCTCACCGGCCTCATTCAATCTCGGTTCAAAACCGATCAGAGACGCTTCTGCAGGCGGTGTACCCACCTCTTCCGGGGGTAAGGGGTATAATTACAAAAGTGGGAAGAATGGAGCTACATGGGAGTTAGCATGGAGTAGCGGATTTGGGAACTGGACTCTGAATGGGACCAGTGAAACTCAAGTTCATCTTTTGCTGGGACTAGGTTTGGGATCTGATGGCTCGACGTTGAATACGACCGGTGTGGGTAATGGCAACGTTGTAGTGCAGATGGGGGCTTCAACCAGTG GCCCCTTGCATGCGTTATCGGCGGTATATCCTCGACTTGGAGATACGACGTCTACTTCCGCTTTAATATTCTCCCCGCTTCTCTACTCCTCCCCCCAGCCTGAACCATCCTACCCGAACTATACACTTCCAGGTGCCCAGCTAGCCTTTCCAGACTTTTCATACTCTGAGCCACTGAACTCAAGTCTGTCGAGCAACTTGACTCTCATCGTGGTACCCACAAATTCTTCTCCTACTTCCACTGGTTTGGACAACTCTATATGCGCCATAAATGCTGCTTCTGCGAACAGCAGTGTCTCAGGAGCGAATAACACTATTCTACAAAGCTTTCAGCCGGAATGGATGACTGTTGGCGACGAGCAAGGATTTAGGAGTTATTGGGTATTGGGCGACTTGACTGAGCAAGGAAATTATACAGCTTGGCTGAGCGATGATAACGGCGTGTTGAGCCAGCCTGCTTGGTTTGCGACCAAACCAG CCGATTTTCCGTGTCAGTTGGTCCTGCCGAATGATGTATGCCCCAACCTGGGCTACTCTGCGCCTCTTGATGCAAATTCTACGACTGTCACTTCTCCGTCAGGAGAGACAATCTCGTCAACATCGCCTATCCAGACACTCCCCGACGAACTTTTAGAATTGATCATTCAAAACCTCGAGGCATTTTCCACCACTTTATTGTCTCACGCATGTGGAAGGGATCTATTTTCACATGTGTCATCATGCCTAGACTGCTATTCTGCTTACAGAGACTGGTTGTGCCGGATAGTGGTCCCGCAATGTGGTGACGCGAACGGTACCACGAGTGCTACAGCCATCGAGACCGCCACAAGCACAAGCACAAGCAGTGGCACTTTTCCCACACCATCGACTGTCCTTCGTacgccatcttcacctcGTAATCCGTCACTTCCTATCCCGGCATACTCGTATTATGAACTACTCCCCTGCATGTCGACCTGTAACAGGGCCGATCGCTCATGCCCGGTAACCATGGGCATCAGGTGCCCGAAACGCAAGGTGAATGCCGCAAAGAGCTATGCGTTTGTGGGAGACGACCATAGTTATGGTGACGGGAGCGCAGAGCAAGGGGTCACCGCACAAGATCGCTGGGGAAATAGATGGTGTAACGGATAG
- a CDS encoding expressed protein gives MPSPKSPLSVLPANPIHSRNSHHKRVPRPLAPPGQQVPATDAPGHARDAAETGMAMTVGMVPSPAGPMRTLAEAYADAHTHLHPYPNHPPPAAPSLAPRRSETLPVKDAKERERERERDRDREKKPLFDWLARKLTTAGRRPGIETTMSPKQPRSRTRLTSMPKPRALGLSGGKEEKETGRGESRARMSRADTFPSVSFSISSAANTLDRERRREANNPYPSLPLGQGLRGRHKQGFMDDAMTLSTTLSGGYSAENDGASGSGHGTASRRSSQSGVLDGFEEGDSGRADDDASLRPFPPSVRESPTLSSYRSRSNSMLHHSAYRRTIYSVSSAGGLDEDGASCDGSEDDADEDAQGADEGRSRQRRVSRDGSTSTKPTTCISFDSGPGIAHIAQGSHPNASHRSASQHSLTQTGGGESIPNIHTSEASTPVSPTSPTSTSPASPPQPALGLLQAPKHTNPHPGHNPHPSSPPDPNASTLTLASSNFASSHTPGAGGTRSRDNGPSSVIASPSVLTWAEPSSTPLSVAGGVERERDRDRSAAEYPPSIQTMGHLSLYAPSVSVSLRGGLRGVSGERGEGGRADRDASVRAVRRKGSWESYESRWSWRGAGAGVGPGAGPSNAGTSQIAGAMTSGERDKGAAGANEGKELERVPESPLL, from the coding sequence ATGCCATCCCCCAAGTCTCCCCTTTCTGTCCTCCCTGCGAACCCCATCCACTCCAGAAACAGCCACCACAAACGAGTACCACGCCCGCTCGCTCCGCCCGGGCAGCAGGTGCCAGCGACCGACGCTCCCGGGCACGCCAGAGATGCGGCAGAGACGGGTATGGCAATGACCGTGGGGATGGTACCCTCACCAGCTGGCCCAATGAGGACCCTAGCAGAGGCCTATGCCGACGCCCATACTCACCTGCATCCTTACCCCAACCATCCACCTCCCGCCGCTCCATCATTAGCACCACGACGTTCCGAAACGCTTCCAGTTAAGGACGCCAAAGAACGGGAACGAGAACGGGAAAGAGATAGAGACAGGGAGAAGAAACCTCTATTTGATTGGTTAGCCCGTAAGCTAACCACTGCCGGTCGGCGTCCTGGCATTGAGACTACAATGTCACCCAAGCAGCCCAGATCGAGAACGAGGTTGACAAGTATGCCGAAACCCCGAGCACTAGGGCTTTCGgggggaaaagaggaaaaggaaacaggaaggggagaaagTCGGGCCAGAATGTCCAGGGCAGATACATTTCCCAGCGTATCGTTCTCAATTTCAAGTGCTGCAAACACGCTTGACCGTGAACGCCGACGAGAAGCTAATAATCCCTACCCTTCACTCCCACTTGGGCAGGGCTTGAGGGGAAGACATAAGCAGGGGTTCATGGACGATGCGATGACATTGAGTACGACGCTGAGTGGTGGCTATAGCGCGGAAAATGATGGAGCCAGTGGTAGTGGACACGGGACGGCAAGTCGAAGGTCGAGCCAAAGTGGTGTTCTGGATggttttgaagaaggtgataGTGGCAgagcagatgatgatgccaGCCTGAGACCGTTCCCGCCATCTGTTCGAGAGTCGCCAACGCTTTCTTCATACAGATCCAGATCAAACTCAATGCTTCATCATTCAGCTTATAGACGAACAATATACTCTGTCTCGTCTGCTGGAGGActggatgaagatggggCAAGCTGTGACGGCAGTGAGGACGAtgcagatgaagatgcaCAGGGAGCAgacgagggaagaagcaggcAGCGGAGGGTGAGCAGAGATGGATCGACGAGCACAAAACCCACAACGTGCATATCATTCGACTCTGGTCCTGGAATCGCTCATATTGCCCAAGGGTCGCATCCCAACGCCTCTCATAGATCTGCTTCTCAACATTCGTTGACCCAAACGGGTGGTGGGGAAAGCATTCCGAATATCCATACCTCCGAAGCGAGCACGCCTGTATCTCCGACGTCTCCTACTTCTACATCGCCCGCAAGCCCTCCACAACCAGCCCTAGGGTTACTTCAAGCCCCGAAACATACAAACCCTCATCCCGGACACAATCCAcatccatcatcccccCCAGACCCCAACGCTTCCACGTTGACGCTTGCATCATCCAACTTCGCATCGTCTCACACCCCTGGCGCAGGAGGTACAAGGAGCAGAGATAATGGGCCATCAAGCGTAATAGCTTCCCCAAGCGTTCTAACATGGGCTGAGCCGTCGTCCACCCCGCTCTCTGTTGCAGGTGGCGTTGAGCGTGAAAGAGATCGTGACCGATCTGCAGCCGAATATCCCCCTTCTATCCAGACTATGGGTCACCTCTCACTCTACGCGCCTTCGGTCTCAGTGTCTCTTCGTGGGGGCTTAAGGGGGGTAAGTGGAGAGCgcggggaaggaggaagagccgACAGAGATGCCAGTGTGCGAGCAGtgaggagaaaagggagTTGGGAGAGTTATGAGAGTCGGTGGAGTTGGAGAGGCGCCGGCGCCGGCGTCGGTCCTGGCGCAGGCCCAAGTAATGCCGGGACATCCCAAATAGCGGGGGCGATGACA